In the genome of Desulfofarcimen acetoxidans DSM 771, one region contains:
- a CDS encoding RNA polymerase sigma factor has translation MQKNKQLFEKFITQNIDSAYRFAYSYVKNQQYAEDVVSQSVIKALSALDRLKNPEFMKSWFYRIIINTSITYLNQNKKNVYMEIDDLNGFDNTVDTYEDIDLKETIERLPLKYRSIIILRYFEEFSLNEIATMLDENLNTVKTRLYKALKILKLEMDEVDL, from the coding sequence GTGCAAAAAAACAAACAGCTGTTTGAAAAGTTTATTACCCAAAATATTGATAGTGCATATCGTTTTGCATATTCTTATGTAAAAAATCAACAGTATGCGGAAGATGTTGTCAGCCAAAGTGTTATTAAAGCATTATCCGCATTGGATAGGCTGAAAAACCCTGAATTTATGAAAAGTTGGTTTTACAGGATTATAATCAACACATCAATCACATATTTAAATCAGAACAAGAAAAACGTTTATATGGAAATTGATGATTTGAATGGTTTTGACAATACAGTTGATACATATGAGGATATTGATTTAAAAGAAACCATAGAAAGGCTGCCTTTAAAATACCGGAGTATTATCATACTTCGTTATTTTGAGGAGTTTTCCCTGAATGAAATTGCAACGATGCTTGATGAAAATCTAAACACTGTCAAAACCAGGCTGTACAAAGCCCTTAAAATTCTCAAATTGGAAATGGATGAGGTGGATTTATGA